GGTTCATATAATACCAATATTGGTAAATTGATCTGTCAAAACATCAAACCCCAAGATGAAATCATCTTGTTAGGCACAAAATTAAATTCTTATTTAAAAACTAGAAATGTTGATAAACAAATCATCAAATCACTAACGCTTAATGATAAAGAAGTTGATTTTGATTGATCTTATGTGCTGGGTAAAATGATCTTAGATCTTTATGAGAAGAATAATTATCAAGCGATTAATTGTGTTTATACCAAATACATTAACAGCTTAAACTTCGAAGCTAAGGCAATTCAACTAATGCCAGCTGATCCTAGTATTTTTGAACTAAAAACCCTAGAATCAATTCAAGATAAATTTCCTACTAACATTAGTTTTGAACCAAGTGTGGATGTGATTATTCCATCATTAGAACAACAACTGTTACAAGTAATCTTATATGGTTGTTTGATCGAATCAAAAGTTTGTGAGTATGCTAGCAGGCGTAATGCCATGGATACAGCAGCTAAAAACGCTGATGATTTATTTAATAAATACAAGTTGTTATACAACCAACTTCGTCAAGCTAAGATTACTCAAGAAATTAATGAAATTGTTGCAGGAGCAGCGAAATAATTATGAATACAAAAAACAATTACGGTAAAGTTTATCAAGTGATTGGACCAGTAGTTGATGTTATCTTTGAAAAACAAGAAGATTTACCCAACATTTATGACTGTTTAATTATTGATAATAATGATCAAAAACTTTATTTAGAAGTTGCTCAACTAATTGGGGATGATATTGCTAGATGTATTGCGATGGGTCCAACCGAAGGATTAGCTCGTAATGTTAAAGTAACATCAACCAACCATCCGATTTCAGTGCCTGTGGGAACACAAGTATTAGGACGGATGTTCAATGTGATTGGTGAGCCAATTGATGATAAAAAACCCCTTGATGCGAACGTTAAAAGAATGCCAATTCACCGTAAAGCACCAAGTTTTGCTGATCAATCAAATGAACTAGAAGTTTTTGAAACAGGAATTAAAGTTATTGACTTACTAATCCCGTATGCTAAGGGTGGTAAGATTGGATTATTCGGTGGTGCTGGGGTTGGTAAAACCGTATTAGTTCAAGAATTAATTCACAACATTGCCACAGGTCATGGTGGTTTATCTGTCTTTGCTGGGGTTGGTGAAAGAACCCGTGAAGGTAATGATTTATACTACGAAATGATCGAAGGTGGGGTTATTGATAAAACTGCACTAGTCTTTGGTCAAATGAACGAACCCCCAGGTGCTAGAATGCGTGTAGCATTAACTGGTTTAACAATGGCTGAACACTTCAGAGATGCTAATAACCAAGATGTGTTATTATTCATTGATAATATCTTTAGATTTACCCAAGCAGGTTCTGAAGTATCTGCATTATTAGGTCGGATGCCTTCTGCGGTTGGTTATCAACCAACATTGGCTGAAGAAATGGGTTCATTACAAGAACGAATTACTTCAACTAAATCAGGTTCAATTACATCAGTTCAAGCAATTTACGTGCCAGCTGATGACTTAACTGACCCTGCTCCTTCAACAACATTCACGCACTTAGATGCAAAAACGGTTTTAGATCGAAATATCGCTTCATTAGGGATTTTCCCTGCGGTAAACCCGTTAGAATCAACTTCACGATTACTAGACCCAAGTGTGGTGGGAATTCAACACTACCAAACAGCTAGAAAAGTGCAAATGATTTTACAAAAATTCTTAGAATTACAAGATATTATTGCCATTCTAGGTATTGATGAACTATCAGAAGAAGATAAACTAATCGTTTCACGTGCTAGAAAGATCAGAAACTTCTTATCACAACCATTCTTTGTTGCTGAAAAATTCAGTGGTAACAAAGGTAAATACGTGCCGATTAATGAAACAATCAAAGGCTTTGCTGAAATCGTTGAAGGTAAACATGACGATCTACCTGAACAAGCATTCTTCTATGTTGGTTCAATTGATGAAGCAATTGAAAAAGCCAAAACTTTACAATAATTATTAACAACCCATTACATTATGGTTAATCTCAAAGTGCTAAGCCCCAAAGGGGTATTGTATGATGAACAGATTGAAATGCTACTAGTAAAAGGTGCTGATGGCTATGCTGGTTTTATGAAAAACACCGCACCATCAATCTTTACGATTAACCATTCAATCGGCTACATTACAACATTAGATAAAACCAAGAAAACAGTTGTCATTGATGATGCAACTTTATATTGTTATAAAGATACAATCAAACTCTTTGCACTAGACTTTATTTTTGCAGATAACTTATCATATGATGAAATTTTAGAACGCAAAAATGAACTAGAAAATAAAATAAAATATACAACTGATTCTAAAGAACTACTTCGTTTACAACACGCCTTAGATCTTGAATTACTAAAATTAAAAGAAGCGAAATAATGTTACATTTAGATTTATCTAAAATAAACGAACTTCAAAACCAAATTAATCATTTTGATCAAAATCATACTTATAGTGCATTAACTTATTATTCTTGATCGTTTTATGGTCTTGATGTAAGTTATCAACTAGTTGATGATAAAGGCATAATCTTAGATGGAAAAGTTGATTTAAAAATCAACTTTTTACATAATATCTTAAAAGATAAGTTTTCACCAACTCAAAAAGTGATTATTGCTCCGATTACAAAAAGTGATGATCAAAATAGTTTTTTAGAACTAATCAGTAACCAGATTAATCATCTTAAAAAAGATGAATGTGTTTTTATTGATGATCTAACTACTAAGCAGTTAGAATGATTAAAAACTAAATATCAGTTTGAGGTTGTTCATGAAACAACATCAAACTATTTTTATGAAACTAAAAAGCTAATTGATTTTGCTGGTAAAGCGTTGCAAAAAAAACGTAATCATCTTAACTATTTTTTAAAAAACTACGCAAATAACGCACAAATCAAGATTAATGATCAAGTTGATTATGATCAATTAACAGAGTTTTTTACGTCGTGAATTAAACAACAAAACCAAACAATTAATTACCAACCAGAATTAGATTTTTATTATGCAATTCTTGATTGAATTAAACAAAAAAAACTAAATTTAACCGTTTTGTATTACCAAGAAAAAATCATTGGTTTTAGTGTTTCTTATTCGATTAACAATCGTTGTGAAATTTTTATTGAACACTGTGATGAAACTTATCGTGGTGCTTATCAATACTTATTAAGTAATAGTTTAAAAATTCACCACCAAAACAACGAATTGACTGATCGCCAGGATGATTTAGCTAGCGAAAACATCTCGTTTTCAAAAAGTTCATACAAACCCTTATATACGATTAGTCGTTATCTAATTAAATTATGCTCGAACTAACAACTGACAAAAAACTAATTGAACAATACCAATACTTTTATCTAAGAGCATTTAGTGAAGAAAATGAATTTTCATGAAACTACTTAGTTAATGTTTATTATGATAATCAGATTAAAATCTATGTTGAAAAAGACATTAAAAAAGATTTTAAGTATGGTTGTTTTGTCTTAGATAAAACGATTAATGTTGATGGTGAAAAAAAATCAGCTGCATTAGTATTTGGGGTAGTGAGTGATGAACGCTTTCGGGGTAAGGGTGTATTAAATTTAAGTTTTGAACCATTCTTAGATCAGTTAGCACAACAATATGATTTGGTATTGATCCAAAGTTTTAATTGGAAAATTTATCGTAATTTCAAACTACAACCACTTGATAACTTACATAAGTTTGCCATCTTAAACCAATTCAAAAAAAACCATCATCCTAATAAGATTGATCTATTTAATTATCACCTTAACCAAGATAAGATTAATCAAATTTATCAGATTAGAAAACAATATTTAACTAAAAACAAGATTAATCATTATAGTGATTATTCTTTACAAGAATTTAATAAGTATTTATTATTCAACTTCTTGATTGGTGATGTGATTTATTATGATGAAAATCATTATTGCCAACTTAATAAGGACTATGAAGCTTATCAATTATTTTATTTAGATAAAAACAGCGTCCATGATTTCATTTTAAAGATTCCCACAATCTTAACGTTAAGTTTAAATGATTATCAACTTGATGATTTCAAGCATAATCAAGCATTAATTAAAACTAATCAGATTAATTTAACAAGAAGATATGAGAAGTCAAAATTAAAAATAAATCAAATATTTTTTAATGAGCTAAATTAAATGTGCTATAATTTGTATGGTTATAAACCAATGGAAGTATAGCTCAGCTGGTTAGAGCACACCCCTGATAAGGGTGAGGTCGATGGTTCAAGTCCATTTACTTCCACCAGTTTATGGGGACGTAGCTCAATTGATAGAGCACCTGACTTGCACTCAGGAGGTCGAGGGTTTGACCCCCTTCGTCTCCACCAGTAATAAAATGATTTCATGAAACGAGCAGAAAAAAGCGATTAGTTCTGCTCGTTTTTATTTTCATGGTAGTAGAATTATAACCATTACAATACTAAGCATTATCAAAAATGAAAAAGATTGCAATTATTACCGATTCATCATCAACAATTAAAGATGGTGAGATTAAAGACGTTTTTGTAGTTCCATTACAAATTACGGTGAATAACACCCAAACGTTTCTAGACGGTGTGAATATTGACCAAAACCAAGTTTATGATCTTTTGGTTAATGATAAAAAAGTTGATATCAAAACATCAATGCCTGTGATTGAAAGTATGCTAAAAACAACCAAACAAGTAGCAGACTTATATGATCATGTGTTTGTAATTCCATTAACAAGTGGTTTAAGTGGAACATTTAACCAGTGAAAGATGGTGATTGACTCAGAATTAAGTGATTACAAAAACATCAGTATTATCGACAGTTTTGATATTGCAATCTCATTGCGCTGATTAGTTAATGATGTTAAAGCATTAATTGATCAAGATAAATCAATTAGTGAAATAACTGAATATATTAACAATTGAAAAAACCGCATTTGCACTTTAATCGTGGTTAATGATTTAACTCAATTAAGAAAAGGTGGTCGGATTTCTAAGATGAAATCACTGATTGCAGGGGTGTTAAAAATTAGTCCGATCATTATGTTTCATAATGGAATTAACCAATTGATTGATAAATCAATTAACATTAAATCAGCAATTGATAAATGCTTAGAACATGTTTCTAAAACCCTGAAATTAACCAAAAACAAAGTAATCAAGATGGGTTTTTGTCATACCTTTAAACAAAAAACCAAAGTTAATGAAATTCTAAAGATCATTAATGAAAAACTTGGTGGGTATAATGGTGAAAAAGTTGATACAGCACCAATCACCCCAGTTGTTGGTGTTCATACGGGAATTAATGCCTTTTCAATTAGTTTTTTAATTGATAAATAATAAATATTATTTAAGTTGAAAAATCAAACGCTTAAAATATTTTTAATTTTTTCAATTTTTTATAGATATTAGTATTAAAATTAAAGTTGAAGAGTTTATAAAAAAAGAAAGAAGAATTAAAAATGTCTAAATTAAAAATTGGTATCAATGGATTTGGACGCATTGGGCGTTTAGCATGTAGAGATCTATTAAAAGACCCTACAGTAGAAGTTGTTGCAGTAAATGACTTAACAGATGCTAAAACATTAGCTTACTTACTTAAATATGACACTGCTCACGGTAAGTTAGCTGAAGAAGTAACTGCTACTGATTCTGAAATCGTAGTTGGTTCTCACAAAATTAAAGTTTATAGTGAAAAAGACCCTGCTAATATTCCTTGAAAAGATCACGGTGTTGATCTAGTTATCGAATCAACAGGTCGTTTCTTAACTCAAGAAACAGCTAATGCTCACATTAAAGGTGGTGCTAAAAAAGTTGTTCTATCAGCTCCAGCTAAAGAAAAAGGCATTAAAACAGTTGTTTATGAAGTAAACCACAAAGACATCAAGAAAGACGACACTGTAATTTCAGCAGCTAGTTGTACTACTAACTGTTTAGCTCCAGTTGTTAAGGTTCTAGAAGACAAATTCGGAATCAAAGCTGGATTTATGACTACTGTTCACGCATACACTGCTGACCA
The Mycoplasma sp. E35C DNA segment above includes these coding regions:
- the atpG gene encoding ATP synthase F1 subunit gamma — translated: MASMQDLKRRMESITVTHKITKAMKMLSTVKLNRFKTILAKTKDFYQEFYEVIGSVIANYKKLKLNQKTDQNKSDKKLWIIISTQLGLCGSYNTNIGKLICQNIKPQDEIILLGTKLNSYLKTRNVDKQIIKSLTLNDKEVDFDWSYVLGKMILDLYEKNNYQAINCVYTKYINSLNFEAKAIQLMPADPSIFELKTLESIQDKFPTNISFEPSVDVIIPSLEQQLLQVILYGCLIESKVCEYASRRNAMDTAAKNADDLFNKYKLLYNQLRQAKITQEINEIVAGAAK
- the atpD gene encoding F0F1 ATP synthase subunit beta codes for the protein MNTKNNYGKVYQVIGPVVDVIFEKQEDLPNIYDCLIIDNNDQKLYLEVAQLIGDDIARCIAMGPTEGLARNVKVTSTNHPISVPVGTQVLGRMFNVIGEPIDDKKPLDANVKRMPIHRKAPSFADQSNELEVFETGIKVIDLLIPYAKGGKIGLFGGAGVGKTVLVQELIHNIATGHGGLSVFAGVGERTREGNDLYYEMIEGGVIDKTALVFGQMNEPPGARMRVALTGLTMAEHFRDANNQDVLLFIDNIFRFTQAGSEVSALLGRMPSAVGYQPTLAEEMGSLQERITSTKSGSITSVQAIYVPADDLTDPAPSTTFTHLDAKTVLDRNIASLGIFPAVNPLESTSRLLDPSVVGIQHYQTARKVQMILQKFLELQDIIAILGIDELSEEDKLIVSRARKIRNFLSQPFFVAEKFSGNKGKYVPINETIKGFAEIVEGKHDDLPEQAFFYVGSIDEAIEKAKTLQ
- a CDS encoding F0F1 ATP synthase subunit epsilon, which translates into the protein MVNLKVLSPKGVLYDEQIEMLLVKGADGYAGFMKNTAPSIFTINHSIGYITTLDKTKKTVVIDDATLYCYKDTIKLFALDFIFADNLSYDEILERKNELENKIKYTTDSKELLRLQHALDLELLKLKEAK
- a CDS encoding phosphatidylglycerol lysyltransferase domain-containing protein yields the protein MLHLDLSKINELQNQINHFDQNHTYSALTYYSWSFYGLDVSYQLVDDKGIILDGKVDLKINFLHNILKDKFSPTQKVIIAPITKSDDQNSFLELISNQINHLKKDECVFIDDLTTKQLEWLKTKYQFEVVHETTSNYFYETKKLIDFAGKALQKKRNHLNYFLKNYANNAQIKINDQVDYDQLTEFFTSWIKQQNQTINYQPELDFYYAILDWIKQKKLNLTVLYYQEKIIGFSVSYSINNRCEIFIEHCDETYRGAYQYLLSNSLKIHHQNNELTDRQDDLASENISFSKSSYKPLYTISRYLIKLCSN
- a CDS encoding DegV family protein codes for the protein MKKIAIITDSSSTIKDGEIKDVFVVPLQITVNNTQTFLDGVNIDQNQVYDLLVNDKKVDIKTSMPVIESMLKTTKQVADLYDHVFVIPLTSGLSGTFNQWKMVIDSELSDYKNISIIDSFDIAISLRWLVNDVKALIDQDKSISEITEYINNWKNRICTLIVVNDLTQLRKGGRISKMKSLIAGVLKISPIIMFHNGINQLIDKSINIKSAIDKCLEHVSKTLKLTKNKVIKMGFCHTFKQKTKVNEILKIINEKLGGYNGEKVDTAPITPVVGVHTGINAFSISFLIDK
- the gap gene encoding type I glyceraldehyde-3-phosphate dehydrogenase codes for the protein MSKLKIGINGFGRIGRLACRDLLKDPTVEVVAVNDLTDAKTLAYLLKYDTAHGKLAEEVTATDSEIVVGSHKIKVYSEKDPANIPWKDHGVDLVIESTGRFLTQETANAHIKGGAKKVVLSAPAKEKGIKTVVYEVNHKDIKKDDTVISAASCTTNCLAPVVKVLEDKFGIKAGFMTTVHAYTADQRLQDAPHSDYRRGRAAASNMVPTSTGAAKAIGLVVPQATGKLNGIAVRVPTITGSLVDLTVKLEKNPTVEEINAAMKAAASESFLYSEDAIVSSDIINETHGSVFDSKLTSVLEANGEKLYKVYAWYDNESSYVAQLLRVAKYFAKL